The window GCGGGAGATGTTTGTGCGGGGCGGGGAAGTGATGCCGGAAGCGAGTCTGACCGGGGCGCTGGCGGTGGGGGTTCCGGGGCAGTTGGCGGCGCTGGAGGCGTTGTCCCGGCGTCATGGCCGGTGGCCGATGGCGCGGGGCCTGGAGCGGGCGGCGGCGCTGGCGGAGGCAGGGTTTGAAGTGACGCCGGCGTATGCCGCGCGGCTGCGTGGGGAGGCGGAGGCGTTGGGGCGGTTTCCGGAGAGCGCGGCGATTTTTCTTCGGGCGGATGGGAGTCCGTGGGAGGCGGGGGAGACCCTTCGGCAACCGGATCTGGCGGCGACCTATCGGGCCATTGCGGCGCGGGGAACGCGGTGGTTTTACCGGGGCCCGTTTGCGGAGCGGACGGAGGCCTGGATGCGGGAGAACGGGGGGGTGATGACGCGCCGCGACTTGAGGCGGTACCGGGTGCGGTGGCGGGAGCCGGTGATTACGACGTACCGGGGCTGGACGGTGGTGGGATTTCCGCCTCCGAGTTCGGGCGGGGTGCATGTCGGGCAGATCCTGCGGATTCTGGAGGGATTCGAGGTGGGCGGATGGGGGGCGGGATCGGCGGATCTGGCGCATGTGTTGGGCGAGGCGATGAAGCGGGCCTTTGCGGATCGCGCGCACTGGCTGGGGGATCCGGACTTCGTGCGGGTCCCGAGGGGGTTGGTGGACGAAGGGTACGGGGCGGAACTGTCGGGAGGGATCCGGATGGACCGGGCGATGCCGGTCGAGGGACACGGCCAGCCGGCGGGTGGGGAGGGCGATGCGTTTGGGAGACGTCACACGACGCACCTGTCGGTGGCCGATGCGGCGGGGAACTGGGTGGCGCTGACGGCGACGATCAACACGTCGTTCGGATCGAAGGGAGTGGTGCCGGGGACGGGGGTGTTGTTGAACAATCAGATGGACGACTTCTCGGTGCGGCCGGGGGCGACCAATTTCTTCGGGCTGGTGGGTGCGGAGGCCAACGCGATCGCGCCCCGCAAGCGGCCGTTGTCGAGCATGAGTCCGACGTTGCTGTTGCGGGACGGCGCACCGGTCCTGGCGGTGGGGGCGGCGGGCGGGCCGACGATCATTTCACAGACCGTGCGGGCGGTGGTGGCCGTGGTGGATTTCGGGGCGACCACGGAGGAAGCCCTGGCGGCGGCGCGGGTGCATCACCAGTGGCGTCCCGACGTGCTGGTGATGGAGAGCGGGTGGGAGGAGGCTGCGGAAGGGGATCTCGAGGCGCGCGGGCACCGGGTGCGAACGGTGCCGAGTCTTGGGGCGGCGCAGGCGGTCGGGCGACGGGACGGGCGCTGGGAGGCGGTGGCCGATCCGCGGGGGGAGGGGTTGGGGGCCGTGGCGACCGGGTTTCAGACAGGCTCTAAGGCTCGAAGCCGCCCTGGAGGACGCGGATGAAGCCTTGAGGTTCGTGGCGGAGACCGTTGGCGGTGAGGTTCGAGACGGTGGGTCCGAAGGAATTCACGAACCACTCCCGGAAGTCGGTGGAGAAGAAGACGTGTTGGGTGTGGTTGGCGGCGGGTTGGAGGAGGATGCCGAAGGTGGCCGGGGACAACTCGATGGCGCAGGCGGCCGGGCTGACGTCCGGGAGCGGGGGTGTCACCTGGGCGGGATCGAAGGCCCCGGCTGCCGGGCCCACGCGGACGATGCGGACGCTTTCGAGGATGAGGGGCTGGACGGGGCGGTCGTTGACGCCGGTGGGGACCTTGCTGAGTTCGTGGACGAGGTCCATGCCCTCGACGACTTCGCCGAAGACCGAGTGGCCGTTGTCGAGCCAGGGGGTGTTGGTGACGGTGACGAAGAACTGGGCGCCGTTGGAGTTGCGGCCGGAATTGGCCATCGAGAGGATGCCGGGCCGGGCGTGGCGGAGTTCGGGGTGGAACTCGTCGGCGAAGCGGTAGCCCGGGCCGTCGGTGCCCTGGCCGTTGCGGGAGCCGCCCTGGAGCATGAAGCCGGGGATCACGCGATGGAAGGTGAGGCCGTCATAGAAGGGGCGGCGGGCGAGGCGGGCTTCGGGGAAGTCGATCCAGTCGCGGGTGCCTTCGGCGAGGCGGACGAAGTTGGCCACGGTGCGGGGGGCGCGTTCGAATTCGAGACGGGCCCTGAAATTGCCGGCACTGGTGACGAAGTCGGCGTAGAGGCCGTCCGCGACGGGATCGGTCGCCTGGGCGCGGGGGGCGGGGAGGGCGAGGCCGAGCAGAAGGGCGGCGAGGGCGGACACGGTGGCCGGGGCGGGGCGATCAGGACGGACGATCATGGTGTGGCGGCGTTGGGGAGGCGGCGGAGCGCCCGTTGGAGCGGCGCCGGGCCGACGAGCATCGCATATCCGGACCGATCGGCCAACTCGCGACGCCAGAAGACCCCGCCGGCGCGCTGCACGAGAAGGCCGCCGGCTGCGATGTCCCAGAGCTGGACCCCGCTCTCGACGTAGCCATCGAAGCGGCCGGAGGCGACGTAGGTGAGGGAGAGGGCGGCGGCGCCCATGATGCGGATCTTGCGGACCCGGTGGACGAGGTGCTGGAAGAGCGGGAGCATCCGTTCCAGGGAGGCGCGGCTTTTGGCGAAGCCGAGGGCGACGATCGATGCGCTCAGGCGGGTGGTGGTGGCGACGCGGATGGGTCGGCCGTTGAGGCGGGCTGGGCCGCGGTCGGTGGCGGTCCAGAGTTCCCCGGTGAAGGGGTCATACACGACGCCCAGGCGGGTGGCGAACCCGTCGGCGTAGGCCGCGCCGGCCGGGGAGAAGGCGGGTGCGTTTTCGGACCGCGACTGGAGGGCGATGGAGACGCAGGCGTGGGGGACGCCGTGGGTGAAATTGACCGTGCCATCGATGGGGTCCACGACCCAGCGCCAGGGGCTGTCGGGGTTTCCCCCGGTGCCTTCCTCGCCGAGGAGGGCGGCGTCGGGGAAGGCGCGTCGCAGGATGCGGGCGATGCGTTGCTGGCACCGGACATCGAGTTCGAGCTTGATGTCGTGGCGGGTTGCGGAGTGGACCTTCTTGGGGCGGTTGAGGTGGTGTCGCATGGCGCCTCCGGCGGCGCGTGCGGCGCGGGTGGCGGCATCGAGGCAGGCGGCGAGGGGGACGGCGGCAGGCGGACGGGGCGGGGCGGGGTTGCGGTCGGGGTTCATGGAACGATTTCCTGGCGTCCGGACAGGCGGAGTTCGAGGGCGGCCATCAGGTCGGGGAGGAGCCGGTTGTCGGCGGCGTGGATGGCGGCGACGAGGTCATCGGCGTCGCGCAGGCGGGGAACGAGCACGAAGGTGGCGCCGGCCTCGCGGAGGCGGGGGACATCGACGAGGACCTCGGCATGGGCGACGAGGCAGGCGTCGGGGTTGAGGGAACGGACGAGGCGGACGAGGCGGAGGTTGTCGGTGCCGCGAAGGACGGAATTGGGGAGGGTGCAGAGGACGACGCGGGCATGCTGGAGGCCGGCCTGTTTGAGGGTGTCGCGCTGGGAGATGTCGCCCCAGACCGTATGGACACCGCGTCGGACGAGTCGGCGATGGACATCGGGATTGAAGTCCACCACGGCCAGGCGGGGCAGCCAGTCGGGATGGTTCCGGGCGATTTCCTCGAGGAGGGAACTGGCGGTGCCGTAGAAGCCGAGGAGGAACAGGTCCGGGGTCGCGGGGTCTGCGGGGCGGGATTCGGGGGCGGACTGGCGGTCGCGGAGTCCGAGGCGGCGGAGCCAGGGTTCGGTGGCGAGAAAGAGGCGGTCCGAGGCTGCGATGGCGTAGCTTCCGGCCACGGCGAGGAGGAAGAAGGCATAGACCACCGGGGCGAACATCTCGCGTTCGAGATGGCCGGCCTCGACGCCGAGGGCGACCAGCACGAGGGCGAATTCGCTGAGGGGCATCAGGTTGATGGAAGCGAGGAAGGCGACGCGATTGCCGAGGCCGAGGAGGCGGAGGGGCGGCAGGACGGTGAGGGCGCGACTGAGGACGACGAGGGCGGCGAGGACGAGGGCCCAGCCGATGCCGTGGAGGGTCGGGGGGGGGATGGTGAGGCCGAGCCCGACGAAGAACAGCGTGATGAAGAAGTCGCGGAGGCTGGTGACCTTGGCGGCGACATCGAGGTGATAGGGGAAGGTCGAGAGGGCGACGCCGGCGACGAGGGCGCCCATCTCGCGGGACAGGCCGAGGAAATGGGCCAGTGCGGCGATGACGAAGCACCAGGCGAGGGCGCCGACTGAGACCAGTTCCGGCAGGGTGGCGACGCGATGGAAGAGGGAGGGCAGGATGTAGCGGCTGACGCCGAGGGTCACCCCGATGAGGATGCCAATTTTGAGGGTGGTGGTGGCGAGGACCAGGGCCGAGGGGCTGTCGAGGGCGGGCTGGATGCCGAGGAAGACGATGACCGCGACGTCCTGGAGGACCGACACGCCGACGGTGATGCGGCCGGCGAGGGTGTCGAGTTGGGCGCGGTCGGTGAGGATCTTGACGGCGATGACGGTGCTGCTGGCGGCGGCGGCGACGGCGAGGTAGATGGCTTCGAAGTGGCCTTTGCCGAGCGGATGGTCGAGAGCGGTGAAGAAGGCGAGGACGATGGCGACGGTTCCGAGGATCTGGACGGTGGCGGTGACAAAGATGGGGCGTCCGGCGCCGATCACGCGTTTGAGGTCGATTTCGAGCCCGATGACGAAGAGGAGGAGGAGGAGGCCGATACCGGAGATCGAGTCGATGGAGGCCTCGTTGGTGACGATCCCGAACCCGGCGGGCCCGATGACGTAGCCGGCGACGAGGTAGGCCAGGAGGACGGGCTGGCGGAGCACCTGGGCGACCACGCCAAAGAGCCAGGCCGCCACGATGCAGAGGGCGATGTCGGTGAGAGGGCCGGGGTCCACCTGGGGTTGCGGGAGGGGTGGCGGGTGAACTCAGGAACGCGAGCGCGCGAGGAGGCGCCGGAGCGCGGCGGCCGGGTCATCGACCAGCGCGGCGTCCACCTCGAAGCGCCTGACGCGGGAGGAGGGCAGGCGGAACTTGAGGTCGCGGAAGACGCGTTCGCAGACGGTCATCAGGCCCCGGGCGCCGGTGCCTTCCCCGGCCGCCTGTTCGGCGAGCCTGCGGAGGCCGTCGTCGGCGAACTGCACCTGGATGCCATAGGCGGCGAAGGCCCGACGGTACTGGTGAATGAGGCTGCTTTCGCTCTTTCGCAGCACGTCGA of the Verrucomicrobiia bacterium genome contains:
- the ggt gene encoding gamma-glutamyltransferase, giving the protein MRQGWRWVGLAWLALGQAWGEELGAVATGHPLATRAAVEVLQSGGNAIDAAVAAALTLGVVDGHNSGIGGGCFVVAHLAGGRLVALDGRETAPAGATREMFVRGGEVMPEASLTGALAVGVPGQLAALEALSRRHGRWPMARGLERAAALAEAGFEVTPAYAARLRGEAEALGRFPESAAIFLRADGSPWEAGETLRQPDLAATYRAIAARGTRWFYRGPFAERTEAWMRENGGVMTRRDLRRYRVRWREPVITTYRGWTVVGFPPPSSGGVHVGQILRILEGFEVGGWGAGSADLAHVLGEAMKRAFADRAHWLGDPDFVRVPRGLVDEGYGAELSGGIRMDRAMPVEGHGQPAGGEGDAFGRRHTTHLSVADAAGNWVALTATINTSFGSKGVVPGTGVLLNNQMDDFSVRPGATNFFGLVGAEANAIAPRKRPLSSMSPTLLLRDGAPVLAVGAAGGPTIISQTVRAVVAVVDFGATTEEALAAARVHHQWRPDVLVMESGWEEAAEGDLEARGHRVRTVPSLGAAQAVGRRDGRWEAVADPRGEGLGAVATGFQTGSKARSRPGGRG
- a CDS encoding inositol monophosphatase, producing MNPDRNPAPPRPPAAVPLAACLDAATRAARAAGGAMRHHLNRPKKVHSATRHDIKLELDVRCQQRIARILRRAFPDAALLGEEGTGGNPDSPWRWVVDPIDGTVNFTHGVPHACVSIALQSRSENAPAFSPAGAAYADGFATRLGVVYDPFTGELWTATDRGPARLNGRPIRVATTTRLSASIVALGFAKSRASLERMLPLFQHLVHRVRKIRIMGAAALSLTYVASGRFDGYVESGVQLWDIAAGGLLVQRAGGVFWRRELADRSGYAMLVGPAPLQRALRRLPNAATP
- a CDS encoding cation:proton antiporter, which gives rise to MDPGPLTDIALCIVAAWLFGVVAQVLRQPVLLAYLVAGYVIGPAGFGIVTNEASIDSISGIGLLLLLFVIGLEIDLKRVIGAGRPIFVTATVQILGTVAIVLAFFTALDHPLGKGHFEAIYLAVAAAASSTVIAVKILTDRAQLDTLAGRITVGVSVLQDVAVIVFLGIQPALDSPSALVLATTTLKIGILIGVTLGVSRYILPSLFHRVATLPELVSVGALAWCFVIAALAHFLGLSREMGALVAGVALSTFPYHLDVAAKVTSLRDFFITLFFVGLGLTIPPPTLHGIGWALVLAALVVLSRALTVLPPLRLLGLGNRVAFLASINLMPLSEFALVLVALGVEAGHLEREMFAPVVYAFFLLAVAGSYAIAASDRLFLATEPWLRRLGLRDRQSAPESRPADPATPDLFLLGFYGTASSLLEEIARNHPDWLPRLAVVDFNPDVHRRLVRRGVHTVWGDISQRDTLKQAGLQHARVVLCTLPNSVLRGTDNLRLVRLVRSLNPDACLVAHAEVLVDVPRLREAGATFVLVPRLRDADDLVAAIHAADNRLLPDLMAALELRLSGRQEIVP